The proteins below are encoded in one region of Lytechinus pictus isolate F3 Inbred chromosome 11, Lp3.0, whole genome shotgun sequence:
- the LOC129270943 gene encoding uncharacterized protein LOC129270943, with product MQSRKTATVFKGRILNQEAWKTIILQCSSIVILSTLLSHCEAQCESRTVSLVASNDTQTIFSPNHPNSYPEDTSCSWLISSPMPAGRIQLEVVYKDFSCCCANDRLVIQDGTNSSARIIAYLCSELNPITITSSGPNIYGEFMSDSDGQTGFGYTLNFTHFDSNYCPPGWIERSGYCYKLYDPLPWQQSILRCGFDGGFLSSVVDKDENNFIVDSFQNETASLVWLGLNSDWQWLDGLSPLFYNFDNRSGETSGCSAIDINGNGRWQLANCDEQLKFICKKTKDGSGGRYWAEFLIGDDDASTNIFSTAVAVIIGIGVVFCCTRRRSNNNNNNNCQCGSCIGEIASCIRNVVARIFERISRGISALGRALLFVVSCKCLRGVARSEETGTGEAPSEQNPQTYQQEVSLEGTPSVTRGSERSGGTDPQSPPAYGDISSVPPPPSYSEALDPQFNFRTNSTSPTNVRETIAAPSYESIVGSVGNVDASVYVVL from the exons ATGCAGAGTAGGAAAACAGCGACGGTCTTCAAAGGCAGGATTCTTAACCAG GAAGCCTGGAAAACAATAATCCTACAATGTAGTAGCATCGTAATTTTATCAACTTTGCTTAGTCACTGTGAAG CCCAATGTGAAAGCCGGACTGTAAGCCTTGTAGCTTCGAACGACACTCAGACAATCTTCTCTCCAAACCATCCCAACTCGTACCCCGAGGACACCTCCTGCTCTTGGCTCATCAGTAGCCCAATGCCTGCAGGAAGGATACAGCTAGAAGTGGTGTACAAGGACTTTTCTTGCTGCTGTGCAAATGATCGTTTAGTGATACAAGATG GTACAAATTCATCTGCCAGAATCATCGCCTACCTGTGCTCTGAGCTGAACCCGATCACGATAACAAGCAGTGGACCAAACATATATGGAGAGTTTATGAGTGATAGCGATGGACAAACAGGATTTGGATATACTCTGAATTTTACCCATTTTG ATTCGAATTACTGTCCTCCCGGCTGGATTGAAAGGTCTGGCTACTGCTATAAATTATACGatccgttaccatggcaacaatcaATATTACGCTGTGGATTCGATGGTGGATTCCTCTCCTCTGTCGTCGATAAAGAcgaaaacaattttattgtgG ATTCTTTTCAAAACGAGACAGCATCACTCGTGTGGTTGGGTTTGAACAGTGATTGGCAATGGCTAGATGGTTTGAGTCCTTTGTTTTACAA CTTTGATAATAGGTCTGGAGAAACCTCGGGTTGTTCAGCAATTGACATAAACGGAAATGGACGGTGGCAACTTGCAAACTGCGACGAACAATTAAAGTTCATCTGCAAGAAGACGAAGG ATGGGTCCGGAGGCAGATACTGGGCCGAGTTTCTCATTGGTGACGACGATGCatcaacaaatatattttctacCGCTGTCGCTGTTATTATCGGAATCGGCGTCGTCTTTTGTTGTACACGAAGGCGgtccaacaacaacaacaacaacaactgtCAGTGTGGGAGTTGCATTGGTGAAATAGCATCATGTATAAGGAATGTGGTGGCTAGGATCTTTGAGCGCATTTCCAGGGGTATCTCTGCCTTAGGGCGTGCGCTGCTGTTCGTCGTATCCTGCAAATGTCTCAGGGGTGTGGCGCGTAGTGAGGAAACGGGGACAGGCGAGGCGCCATCGGAACAAAATCCTCAAACCTATCAACAAGAGGTATCGTTAGAAGGAACACCTTCAGTCACGCGGGGTTCGGAGCGATCTGGAGGCACGGATCCCCAGTCACCGCCAGCGTATGGGGATATTTCCTCAGTGCCCCCGCCTCCGTCATACAGCGAAGCTTTGGATCCGCAATTTAACTTTCGGACAAACTCTACATCACCAACGAACGTCAGAGAAACGATAGCAGCGCCTTCTTACGAATCGATTGTTGGGTCTGTCGGGAATGTTGATGCGTCAGTATATGTTGTTTTATAG
- the LOC129271942 gene encoding uncharacterized protein LOC129271942: MEEMMEKIIHFDEEETEVDWTKEESFLNQPQIWPAFSHAVATELCLETGAGSLSPVPKLEEYSEAFKPFQMFYTENDLTGTTITKLKKRQTKIVEEYQTDIERGRGRGQRRLRESRMMGRLNNLSLPFRRRHLPEIEINLEDITYVPNIVANLTFDQSTSRTRKISSSSTPTGLVHQPFYQNVQTRSMKLVLEDVYANKFDARKLLGCRLSLGRRRPWQGRASVKMILETYIASRVVCLVQYSTTFPGHAHKVPEEWKRKVEIQHCPIAFRYALLKRDRDGIIDDVTKPSTE, translated from the exons ATGGAGGAAATGATGGAGAAGATAATACACTTTGATGAAGAGGAAACGGAAGTGGACTGGACAAAAGAAGAATCCTTCCTGAATCAACCACAAATATGGCCAGCATTCTCCCATGCTGTTGCTACCGAGTTATGCCTAGAAACAGGGGCTGGTTCATTGAGTCCTGTACCGAAACTTGAAGAATATTCAGAGGCTTTTAAGCCATTTCAG ATGTTTTATACGGAAAACGACCTGACGGGTACAACGATTACAAAACTAAAGAAACGTCAGACTAAGATCGTCGAGGAATACCAAACCGACATCGAAAGAGGACGAGGGCGTGGTCAAAGGAGACTTCGTGAAAGCAGGATGATGGGGCGACTGAATAATCTTAGCCTGCCGTTTCGAAGAAG ACATCTGCCAGAAATTGAAATCAATCTCGAAGACATCACGTACGTTCCCAACATCGTTGCGAACTTGACTTTCGACCAATCAACGTCCAGAACGCGCAAAATCTCTTCATCTTCGACACCAACTGGTCTTGTACACCAGCCGTTTTACCAGAACGTTCAGACACGGAGTATGAAACTGGTTTTGGAAGATGTGTACGCGAACAAGTTCGACGCGAGGAAGCTGCTGGGATGCCGGCTGAGTCTAGGGAGGAGGCGGCCGTGGCAAGGAAGGGCTTCGGTAAAAATGATTCTGGAGACATACATTGCGTCAAGGGTGGTGTGTCTGGTGCAGTATTCTACGACCTTTCCTGGGCATGCGCACAAGGTTCCCGAGGAATGGAAACGGAAAGTCGAGATCCAACACTGTCCAATCGCGTTCCGATACGCTCTTCTAAAACGAGATAGAGATGGAAttattgatgacgtcacgaaaCCAAGCACAGAGTAA
- the LOC129270947 gene encoding serine/threonine-protein kinase Nek8-like isoform X1: MEQYEKIKVVGRGAFGTVYLCRRLHDKKLIIIKQIPVEQMTKDERQAALNEVKVLSMLDHPNIIEYYENFLEDKALMIVMEYAEGGTVFEYLQQRGNALIEEDEVLRLMAQILLSMKHVHSKQILHRDLKTQNILLNRDHDVIKIGDFGISKILSSKSKAFTVVGTPSYISPELCEGKPYNQKSDMWAVGCVLYELLTLKRAFEANNLPALVMKIMRGSVAPISDRYSDQLKRLLLRMLHLDPDKRPTIDQVMAEPIIFKAVVEVCMTMGAVKVHPKAHPTIASRPPTGSQRRSVSRVSSARSSSHRSNIILESSGSGGLPKPRPHSLIYCWGNGIPSPLRLPLPHADTKVLQVSIGRSQKTGVTHNGRLIIWESPSIGTDSGLPGAVDQMVPMYVPRYLEGQSAVSIQRVSCGDLFVACLTDRGILMTFGSGAHGCLGHGNYQDLSQAKIVEALLGYEVALVSCGASHVMAVTNEHEVFSWGRGDNGRLGLDSQESVSSPQAVLLPPQHQAKSVCCGVDCSMIITSEGAVIACGSNRSNKLGLDQSDQQIEEVFSLTVVTTQPLPQLNIASAAIGTSHSAFITYEGDCYTLGSNQFGQLGCRTDHTTPRIPCKPSFPDGVILSQVDCGDMFTVAIATDDKVYSWGKGARGRIGRPLQDTSVPLEVHLDDEDINVLSISCSHSNTIVASKYKESDV; the protein is encoded by the exons ATGGAGCAGTATGAGAAAATTAAAGTAGTTGGAAGAGGGGCATTTGG tACCGTATACCTTTGTCGCCGACTGCACGACAAGAAGTTGATCATCATCAAACAAATTCCAGTAGAGCAGATGACCAAAGATGAAAGACAGGCAGCTCTGAATGAAGTGAAAGTTTTGTCCATGCTGGATCACCCAAACATTATTGAGTACTATGAAAACTTCCTGGAGGACAAAGCCCTCATGATTGTGATGGAGTATGCTGAAG gtGGCACTGTCTTTGAATATTTACAACAAAGAGGAAATGCTCTTATCGAAGAGGAT GAGGTATTGCGTCTGATGGCACAGATATTGCTGTCCATGAAGCACGTCCACTCAAAACAGATACTCCATAGAGATCTCAAGACACAGAATATCCTTCTCAATCgagatcatgacgtcatcaagaTTGGAGACTTTGGGATCTCTAAGATTCTCAGCAGCAAGAGCAAGGCTTTCACTGTGGTGGGGACGCCCTCGTACATCTCTCCGGAACTCTGCGAAGGAAAACC GTACAATCAAAAGAGCGATATGTGGGCAGTTGGCTGTGTACTTTATGAGCTACTTACTCTCAAGAGGGCATTTGAAGCAAAT AATCTACCAGCATTGGTGATGAAGATCATGAGGGGTTCTGTGGCCCCTATATCAGACCGATATAGCGACCAGCTCAAACGTCTCCTCCTTCGCATGCTGCATCTTGATCCTGATAAACGACCTACAATCGACCAGGTCATGGCAGAACCTATCATCTTCAAGGCTGTCGTTGAAGTCTGCATGACGATGGGTGCCGTCAAGGTACACCCTAA gGCCCATCCGACCATTGCCTCAAGACCACCCACAGGATCCCAGCGTAGATCAGTCTCAAGAGTCAGCAGTGCTAGGTCTTCCTCACACAGAT CTAACATCATACTCGAGAGCAGCGGCAGTGGAGGGCTTCCTAAGCCCCGCCCACATTCCTTGATCTACTGCTGGGGGAATGGTATCCCATCACCCCTCAGGCTGCCTCTGCCCCATGCAGACACCAAGGTACTACAGGTCTCTATCGGGAGATCGCAGAAGACTGGTGTGACCCACAATGGCAGGCTCATTATCTGGGAG TCACCATCAATTGGTACAGACTCTGGATTACCCGGTGCAGTTGACCAAATGGTACCGATGTATGTACCAAGGTACCTTGAAGGCCAGTCTGCTGTCTCTATTCAGAGGGTTTCATGTGGTGACCTGTTTGTTGCTTGCCTTACAG ACAGGGGAATCTTGATGACATTTGGAAGTGGCGCCCATGGCTGCCTGGGTCATGGTAACTACCAGGATCTCTCCCAGGCTAAGATCGTCGAGGCGCTGCTGGGATATGAGGTGGCGCTGGTCTCTTGTGGAGCGTCACATGTCATGGCAGTGACCAATGAGCATGAAGTATTCTCATGGGGGCGGGGAGATAATG GTCGTCTTGGACTTGACAGTCAGGAATCAGTGTCATCTCCTCAAGCAGTGTTACTACCCCCTCAACATCAGGCTAAATCCGTCTGCTGTGGGGTTGACTGCTCTATGATAATCACAAGTGAAGGCGCAGTCATCGCTTGCGGCAGCAATAG gtcaAACAAGTTAGGCTTGGATCAGAGTGACCAGCAGATTGAGGAGGTGTTTTCACTCACTGTTGTTACGACCCAACCTCTTCCACAACTCAACATTGCATCAGCTGCCATTGGTACATCTCATTCAGCTTTCATTACTT atgAAGGTGACTGTTATACATTGGGTTCTAATCAGTTCGGACAGCTCGGCTGCAGGACAGACCATACAACTCCCAGAATCCCATGCAAGCCAAGCTTTCCTGATGGTGTCATTCTCAGCCAGGTCGACTGTGGAGACATGTTCACAGTTGCCATAGCAACAG aTGACAAAGTCTATTCATGGGGTAAAGGAGCCAGAGGACGAATAGGGCGCCCTCTCCAGGACACAAGTGTACCACTCGAAGTCCATTTAGATGACGAGGATATTAATGTCTTATCTATTTCCTGCAGTCATAGCAACACGATTGTGGCATCAAAAT ACAAGGAGAGTGATGTGTGA
- the LOC129270947 gene encoding serine/threonine-protein kinase Nek8-like isoform X2, with amino-acid sequence MHMLYSTLTTLIAESFKTWTRMRVFRTVYLCRRLHDKKLIIIKQIPVEQMTKDERQAALNEVKVLSMLDHPNIIEYYENFLEDKALMIVMEYAEGGTVFEYLQQRGNALIEEDEVLRLMAQILLSMKHVHSKQILHRDLKTQNILLNRDHDVIKIGDFGISKILSSKSKAFTVVGTPSYISPELCEGKPYNQKSDMWAVGCVLYELLTLKRAFEANNLPALVMKIMRGSVAPISDRYSDQLKRLLLRMLHLDPDKRPTIDQVMAEPIIFKAVVEVCMTMGAVKVHPKAHPTIASRPPTGSQRRSVSRVSSARSSSHRSNIILESSGSGGLPKPRPHSLIYCWGNGIPSPLRLPLPHADTKVLQVSIGRSQKTGVTHNGRLIIWESPSIGTDSGLPGAVDQMVPMYVPRYLEGQSAVSIQRVSCGDLFVACLTDRGILMTFGSGAHGCLGHGNYQDLSQAKIVEALLGYEVALVSCGASHVMAVTNEHEVFSWGRGDNGRLGLDSQESVSSPQAVLLPPQHQAKSVCCGVDCSMIITSEGAVIACGSNRSNKLGLDQSDQQIEEVFSLTVVTTQPLPQLNIASAAIGTSHSAFITYEGDCYTLGSNQFGQLGCRTDHTTPRIPCKPSFPDGVILSQVDCGDMFTVAIATDDKVYSWGKGARGRIGRPLQDTSVPLEVHLDDEDINVLSISCSHSNTIVASKYKESDV; translated from the exons atgcacatgttgtactctactctgactacactgatagctgaaagcttcaaaacatggactcgaatgcgagtttttcg tACCGTATACCTTTGTCGCCGACTGCACGACAAGAAGTTGATCATCATCAAACAAATTCCAGTAGAGCAGATGACCAAAGATGAAAGACAGGCAGCTCTGAATGAAGTGAAAGTTTTGTCCATGCTGGATCACCCAAACATTATTGAGTACTATGAAAACTTCCTGGAGGACAAAGCCCTCATGATTGTGATGGAGTATGCTGAAG gtGGCACTGTCTTTGAATATTTACAACAAAGAGGAAATGCTCTTATCGAAGAGGAT GAGGTATTGCGTCTGATGGCACAGATATTGCTGTCCATGAAGCACGTCCACTCAAAACAGATACTCCATAGAGATCTCAAGACACAGAATATCCTTCTCAATCgagatcatgacgtcatcaagaTTGGAGACTTTGGGATCTCTAAGATTCTCAGCAGCAAGAGCAAGGCTTTCACTGTGGTGGGGACGCCCTCGTACATCTCTCCGGAACTCTGCGAAGGAAAACC GTACAATCAAAAGAGCGATATGTGGGCAGTTGGCTGTGTACTTTATGAGCTACTTACTCTCAAGAGGGCATTTGAAGCAAAT AATCTACCAGCATTGGTGATGAAGATCATGAGGGGTTCTGTGGCCCCTATATCAGACCGATATAGCGACCAGCTCAAACGTCTCCTCCTTCGCATGCTGCATCTTGATCCTGATAAACGACCTACAATCGACCAGGTCATGGCAGAACCTATCATCTTCAAGGCTGTCGTTGAAGTCTGCATGACGATGGGTGCCGTCAAGGTACACCCTAA gGCCCATCCGACCATTGCCTCAAGACCACCCACAGGATCCCAGCGTAGATCAGTCTCAAGAGTCAGCAGTGCTAGGTCTTCCTCACACAGAT CTAACATCATACTCGAGAGCAGCGGCAGTGGAGGGCTTCCTAAGCCCCGCCCACATTCCTTGATCTACTGCTGGGGGAATGGTATCCCATCACCCCTCAGGCTGCCTCTGCCCCATGCAGACACCAAGGTACTACAGGTCTCTATCGGGAGATCGCAGAAGACTGGTGTGACCCACAATGGCAGGCTCATTATCTGGGAG TCACCATCAATTGGTACAGACTCTGGATTACCCGGTGCAGTTGACCAAATGGTACCGATGTATGTACCAAGGTACCTTGAAGGCCAGTCTGCTGTCTCTATTCAGAGGGTTTCATGTGGTGACCTGTTTGTTGCTTGCCTTACAG ACAGGGGAATCTTGATGACATTTGGAAGTGGCGCCCATGGCTGCCTGGGTCATGGTAACTACCAGGATCTCTCCCAGGCTAAGATCGTCGAGGCGCTGCTGGGATATGAGGTGGCGCTGGTCTCTTGTGGAGCGTCACATGTCATGGCAGTGACCAATGAGCATGAAGTATTCTCATGGGGGCGGGGAGATAATG GTCGTCTTGGACTTGACAGTCAGGAATCAGTGTCATCTCCTCAAGCAGTGTTACTACCCCCTCAACATCAGGCTAAATCCGTCTGCTGTGGGGTTGACTGCTCTATGATAATCACAAGTGAAGGCGCAGTCATCGCTTGCGGCAGCAATAG gtcaAACAAGTTAGGCTTGGATCAGAGTGACCAGCAGATTGAGGAGGTGTTTTCACTCACTGTTGTTACGACCCAACCTCTTCCACAACTCAACATTGCATCAGCTGCCATTGGTACATCTCATTCAGCTTTCATTACTT atgAAGGTGACTGTTATACATTGGGTTCTAATCAGTTCGGACAGCTCGGCTGCAGGACAGACCATACAACTCCCAGAATCCCATGCAAGCCAAGCTTTCCTGATGGTGTCATTCTCAGCCAGGTCGACTGTGGAGACATGTTCACAGTTGCCATAGCAACAG aTGACAAAGTCTATTCATGGGGTAAAGGAGCCAGAGGACGAATAGGGCGCCCTCTCCAGGACACAAGTGTACCACTCGAAGTCCATTTAGATGACGAGGATATTAATGTCTTATCTATTTCCTGCAGTCATAGCAACACGATTGTGGCATCAAAAT ACAAGGAGAGTGATGTGTGA
- the LOC129271940 gene encoding UDP-glucuronosyltransferase 2C1-like: MDRTGSRSLRNNFSYLIFVTLIVLPRRGYFCDGANIFVFASYGEGSRFMAPASIAAELTNRGHNVTALISNAYSYRQDDELYKNISFEIFTHKVPLDVVKERQLRIPRAAFDKSTSWKFDFVRKINKIAAEHIEDCEAILDDKELVKRLLDREFDLAIIDQFWPCSMILAEHVARGHVAMMPTAWMNAIARLNGNPTIFAIVPEVNTGLSPQMTFRQRIKNFFHSFLVSFSKWAVNKLTPVMRKYDICPGYYPSDLYQRAQLVISNVDFAVDFPIATQPHIITVGGLTTRPSKSLSQELEEYVQSSGDDGIIIFSLGTYVTYMKEELIAVFANAFARLPQKVIWQFKGTPPAVVTKVPNIKTMEWLPQNDLLGHNKTRALMYQGGNNGLYEALYHAVPIVVIPLIGDQPDVAARVTSRGMGLKLDIKTITSEKIVDALNAVIHEKQYKETVQQLSAIFHDRPMRPVEKAAFWIEHVIKHGGEYMRSPIHDLTWYEYYLIDVAAFFLLVIVVLVVFIVYSCKFAFRCCKRVCVGKKAKTE; the protein is encoded by the exons ATGGATAGAACTGGATCTAGATCTCTGCGAAATAACTTTTCTTACCTCATATTTGTGACCCTGATTGTCCTTCCACGAAGGGGATACTTCTGCGATGGTGCTAATATCTTTGTATTCGCCTCGTACGGAGAAGGAAGTCGCTTTATGGCGCCTGCTAGCATTGCTGCAGAACTCACAAACAGGGGTCACAACGTCACAGCTCTGATCAGCAACGCTTATAGCTACCGACAGGACGACGAACTgtataagaatatttctttcGAAATCTTCACGCACAAGGTCCCTCTCGACGTCGTTAAAGAGCGTCAGCTCCGTATTCCACGAGCAGCCTTTGACAAGTCGACTTCATGGAAGTTCGACTTCGTgaggaaaatcaacaaaattgcaGCGGAGCACATCGAGGATTGCGAAGCCATTCTCGATGACAAGGAACTTGTCAAGCGGCTGCTCGATCGTGAGTTCGACCTCGCAATCATCGACCAGTTCTGGCCGTGTTCGATGATCTTGGCCGAGCACGTTGCTCGTGGGCATGTCGCCATGATGCCGACAGCCTGGATGAATGCGATCGCACGCCTAAATGGAAACCCTACCATTTTCGCAATCGTCCCTGAGGTCAACACCGGGTTATCCCCGCAAATGACATTCAGACAGAGAATCAAgaatttctttcattcattccttgTCTCTTTCTCCAAGTGGGCAGTTAATAAACTCACACCTGTAATGAGAAAGTATGACATCTGCCCAGGATATTACCCATCCGACCTCTATCAACGAGCTCAGCTGGTAATATCCAATGTCGATTTCGCTGTAGATTTTCCTATTGCTACCCAACCGCATATCATTACTGTTGGTGGATTAACAACTAGACCTTCAAAGTCATTGTCTCAG GAATTAGAAGAGTATGTCCAGAGTTCCGGGGATGACGGGATCATCATCTTCTCGCTTGGGACCTATGTGACGTACATGAAGGAGGAGCTCATCGCTGTCTTTGCCAATGCCTTCGCGCGACTTCCGCAGAAAGTCATATGGCAGTTCAAAGGGACACCACCGGCTGTTGTTACCAAGGTGCCCAATATAAAGACCATGGAGTGGTTACCTCAAAATGACTTGCTTG GCCACAACAAAACCCGGGCGTTAATGTACCAAGGGGGCAATAACGGTCTCTACGAGGCGCTTTATCACGCCGTACCCATCGTGGTCATACCCTTGATCGGCGACCAGCCCGACGTCGCAGCTCGGGTGACGAGTAGAGGCATGGGTCTCAAGCTCGACATCAAGACCATTACCTCAGAGAAGATCGTTGACGCCCTCAATGCTGTCATCCATGAGAAACA ATACAAAGAAACGGTGCAACAGCTGTCCGCCATTTTCCACGACCGCCCGATGAGACCAGTCGAAAAAGCCGCATTTTGGATCGAACACGTGATCAAACACGGTGGTGAATACATGCGATCACCTATTCATGACTTAACGTGGTATGAGTATTACCTCATCGACGTCGCCGCCTTCTTCCTTCTCGTGATTGTCGTGCTTGTCGTTTTTATTGTGTATTCATGTAAATTTGCCTTCAGGTGCTGCAAGAGAGTTTGTGTCGGCAAGAAAGCAAAGACTGAATGA